From a single Pseudoliparis swirei isolate HS2019 ecotype Mariana Trench chromosome 12, NWPU_hadal_v1, whole genome shotgun sequence genomic region:
- the LOC130203060 gene encoding serine/threonine-protein kinase pim-1-like, with protein sequence MGDIGVVVPVGVKRKRTEDEESRESKKSRGQDLIPCDNELLSTSEDIGVVVPVGVKRKRTEDEESRERVKRKRTEDDESRESKKSRGQDLIPCDNELLSTSEDIGVVVPVGVKRKRTEDEESRESKKSRGQDLIPCDNELLSPSGDIGVVVPVGVKRKRTEDEKSRESKKSRGLDLIPCDNELPSTSEAIESTNTPEAAVSNKRSVNGKRKAVADDGPVQKKNRTLDASAMFKAKYLQQKKLGEGGFGCVYAGIRRVDNLPVAIKHIDIDEDLFFHEDSNGINIPMEVAVLLKLEANSERHSAAIGLLNWYIIEEKQKLILVMERPMPSVDLFDYIQSKGGVLKETEAKDIIRQLVNAAIELQRNNIFHRDIKVENLLIETCIESPRVRLLDFGLSCFDDGKEVHKEFCGSFAPPEWYSQEEYKAGPTTVFTIGVVMYFMLHRVTVSRFKSFRNLKSSWWISEFCRDFYKKCMDRDPDERFTLEQLKNHQWLR encoded by the exons ATGG GGGACATTGGTGTCGTCGTCCCTGTAGGAGTGAAGAGGAAACGAACGGAAGATGAGGAAAGCCGAGAGAGCAAGAAAAGCAGGGGACAGGACCTCATCCCCTGTGACAATGAGTTGCTGTCCACCTCAGAGGACATTGGTGTCGTCGTCCCTGTAGGAGTGAAGAGGAAACGAACGGAAGATGAGGAAAGCCGAGAGA GAGTGAAGAGGAAACGAACGGAAGATGATGAAAGCCGAGAGAGCAAGAAAAGCAGGGGACAGGACCTCATCCCCTGTGACAATGAGTTGCTGTCCACCTCAGAGGACATTGGTGTCGTCGTCCCTGTAGGAGTGAAGAGGAAACGAACGGAAGATGAGGAAAGCCGAGAGAGCAAGAAAAGCAGGGGACAGGACCTCATCCCCTGTGACAATGAGTTGCTGTCTCCCTCAGGGGACATTGGTGTCGTCGTCCCTGTAGGAGTGAAGAGGAAACGAACGGAAGATGAGAAAAGCCGAGAGAGCAAGAAAAGCAGGGGACTGGACCTCATCCCCTGTGACAATGAGTTGCCGTCCACCTCAGAGGCCATTG AAAGCACAAACACACCCGAGGCAGCTGTGAGCAACAAGAGAAGCGTCAACGGGAAGAGGAAGGCGGTCGCAGATGACGGACCGGTTCAGAAGAAGAACAGGACTCTAGACGCGTCAGCCATGTTTAAGGCCAAGTACCTGCAACAGAAGAAACTTGGTGAAGGAGGATTTGGATGCGTGTATGCTGGCATCCGCAGAGTGGATAACCTGCCG GTCGCCATCAAGCATATCGACATAGACGAAGACCTCTTCTTTCACGAAGACAGTAATGGTATCAACATCCCCATGGAGGTCGCTGTCCTATTGAAACTAGAGGCCAACTCGGAGCGACATTCAGCAGCCATTGGCCTGCTGAACTGGTACATcatagaagagaagcagaagcTGATCCTGGTGATGGAGAGACCGATGCCGTCCGTAGACCTCTTCGACTACATTCAAAGCAAAGgaggcgtcttgaaggaaacGGAAGCTAAG GATATAATAAGGCAGTTAGTGAATGCAGCCATTGAGCTCCAGCGGAACAACATTTTCCACCGGGACATTAAGGTGGAAAATCTCCTGATTGAGACCTGCATCGAGTCGCCGCGAGTTCGCCTCCTCGACTTCGGTCTGAGCTGCTTCGACGACGGAAAAGAAGTCCATAAGGAATTTTGCG GTAGTTTCGCCCCCCCAGAGTGGTACAGTCAGGAGGAATATAAAGCCGGACCCACAACAGTATTCACGATCGGAGTGGTCATGTATTTCATGCTCCACAGAGTGACAGTCAGTCGGTTCAAGTCCTTTCGGAATCTGAAAAGCAGCTGGTGGATTTCCGAAT TTTGCAGAGATTTCTACAAGAAGTGCATGGATCGGGACCCGGATGAGCGGTTCACCCTGGAGCAGCTGAAGAATCACCAGTGGCTGAGATGA